From one SAR202 cluster bacterium genomic stretch:
- a CDS encoding metallophosphoesterase family protein: MRALIVSDVHSNLEAFEGVIEDAQKRGGFDEIWSLGDLVGYGPDPGACVDLLRKHKNRSVAGNHDLAAVGRLSLEAFNTYAASAIHWAVAQLKEDHIKYLRDLPIRVETEDFTIVHGSPRDPVWEYVVSVAAATASFLHLGTKRCLVGHSHLPFLCKPQGQSAAFFDFPLDRPFALKNDRIIINPGSVGQPRDGDARASYALYNSKDKSVTHHRVKYDVAVTQKKMKERGLPGYLADRLPHGR; this comes from the coding sequence TTGCGTGCGCTGATTGTATCCGACGTCCATTCCAACCTTGAGGCGTTCGAGGGCGTAATCGAAGACGCCCAGAAGCGCGGGGGCTTCGACGAGATCTGGTCCTTAGGCGACCTGGTGGGCTACGGCCCAGACCCCGGGGCGTGCGTTGACCTGCTGCGAAAGCACAAGAACCGCAGCGTCGCGGGCAACCACGATCTCGCGGCTGTCGGGCGGCTGAGCCTGGAGGCGTTCAACACCTACGCCGCCTCTGCCATCCACTGGGCGGTCGCCCAGCTCAAGGAAGACCACATCAAGTACCTGCGAGATCTCCCCATCCGCGTCGAGACGGAAGACTTCACCATCGTCCACGGCAGCCCCCGCGACCCCGTGTGGGAGTATGTCGTTTCCGTTGCCGCGGCAACTGCCAGCTTCCTCCACCTCGGCACCAAGAGGTGCCTTGTGGGTCACTCGCACCTTCCGTTCCTCTGCAAGCCGCAGGGGCAAAGCGCGGCGTTCTTTGACTTTCCGCTGGACCGGCCGTTCGCACTCAAGAATGACCGGATTATCATAAATCCCGGCAGTGTGGGCCAACCTCGCGACGGGGATGCCCGCGCCAGCTACGCGCTATACAACTCCAAGGACAAGTCCGTGACCCACCACCGCGTAAAGTACGACGTTGCCGTCACCCAAAAGAAGATGAAGGAGCGCGGGCTCCCTGGCTACCTGGCTGATAGGCTACCCCACGGGCGATAG
- a CDS encoding nucleoside-diphosphate kinase, whose protein sequence is MQRTLVLLKPDAVQRGLVGELISRLERRGLKIAGMKLMTMSEDLARRHYSEHVTKKFFPGLLKFITSSPLVAMVIEGPDAVNIVRATMGVTKPVDATPGSVRGDYALSIGMNLIHGSDSEASAAKEIALFFSPQEIVSYTRDIDKWIIES, encoded by the coding sequence GTGCAGAGGACTCTTGTACTGTTGAAGCCGGATGCGGTCCAGCGAGGGCTCGTTGGAGAGCTTATCTCAAGGCTGGAGAGGCGCGGCCTGAAGATCGCGGGTATGAAGCTGATGACGATGAGCGAGGACCTTGCCAGAAGGCACTACTCGGAGCACGTCACGAAGAAGTTCTTCCCCGGCCTGCTGAAGTTCATCACCTCGTCGCCGCTGGTGGCGATGGTGATCGAGGGGCCGGACGCCGTAAATATCGTGCGCGCCACGATGGGCGTTACCAAGCCGGTGGACGCCACGCCGGGCAGCGTCCGCGGCGACTACGCGCTGTCAATCGGGATGAATCTGATCCACGGATCGGACTCGGAGGCCTCCGCCGCGAAGGAGATCGCCCTGTTCTTCTCGCCGCAGGAGATCGTCTCCTACACGCGGGACATCGACAAGTGGATCATAGAATCCTGA
- a CDS encoding tetratricopeptide repeat protein: MKKTLLLLAAATIVVLGAVACGNEGKKRYEEGVQLLEQERWEDAVASLNEAIRLDAKNADAFYSRAKAQASLDRQAAAMQDVDEAIRLKADHAAAFALRGELKGDKGEYEGAVADLTEALRLEPNNAKALVLRGKAYAELRQAETSIADYTSAIALDANNAEAFLGRGTVYGATGKLDEAIRDLTDALRLNPVSSAARSQRGSVFARQGEFDRAIADFNEAIRLSPNTASYYGNRGIIYAEIGRPDEAIKDFNQLLAITPNSQAAQYFRGNAYVAMGEYELALADYGAILAVTPYDSEALLARSQAHAGLGLFEQALGDLNVYISMEPEDPVAYFHRGNVYADMDQHVDAIREFDKAIRLEPTLVEAYINRGNSFIVLEGFAEALSDYNKAIEVNPESPVAYNYRGMLFADGADDQAAARDFDEAIRLDDTYAEAYKNRAVALMNLDLVDRALGDLDDAIKLEPNYVDAYAYRAVAYTMLSKDAEAKADLDKAVELGADRAVMEQYLAGIRDRRVTDIPVP; this comes from the coding sequence ATGAAGAAGACCTTGCTTCTCCTCGCCGCTGCGACAATTGTCGTACTGGGCGCGGTTGCCTGCGGCAACGAGGGAAAGAAGCGCTATGAAGAGGGGGTCCAGCTCCTGGAGCAAGAACGCTGGGAGGACGCCGTCGCGTCCCTCAATGAGGCCATCCGGCTGGACGCTAAAAATGCGGACGCATTTTACAGCCGGGCGAAGGCCCAGGCCAGCCTGGACAGACAGGCTGCTGCCATGCAGGACGTCGATGAGGCAATCAGGCTCAAGGCCGACCACGCCGCCGCGTTTGCTCTGAGAGGCGAGCTGAAGGGCGACAAGGGTGAATATGAGGGCGCCGTGGCAGACCTGACCGAGGCGCTGCGGCTGGAGCCCAACAACGCGAAGGCACTCGTGCTAAGGGGCAAGGCCTACGCGGAGCTCCGGCAGGCCGAAACGTCGATTGCCGACTACACGTCGGCTATTGCGCTGGACGCAAACAACGCGGAGGCGTTCCTTGGCCGAGGCACGGTGTACGGCGCAACAGGCAAGCTGGACGAGGCGATCAGGGACCTTACAGACGCCCTCCGCCTGAACCCTGTCTCATCTGCTGCCCGATCGCAGCGGGGCAGCGTTTTCGCCCGCCAGGGCGAGTTCGACCGCGCCATCGCGGACTTCAACGAGGCCATCCGGCTGAGTCCCAACACGGCCTCATACTACGGAAACAGGGGCATCATCTACGCCGAGATCGGCCGGCCGGACGAGGCGATAAAGGACTTCAACCAGCTCCTCGCCATCACGCCGAACTCACAGGCCGCCCAGTACTTCCGCGGCAACGCCTACGTTGCCATGGGCGAGTACGAGCTGGCGCTGGCGGACTACGGAGCAATTTTGGCCGTCACGCCGTATGACTCCGAGGCCCTGCTGGCGCGCAGCCAGGCCCATGCGGGTCTGGGCCTCTTCGAGCAGGCGCTGGGCGACCTCAACGTCTATATCAGCATGGAGCCTGAAGACCCGGTTGCATACTTCCACCGCGGCAATGTCTATGCGGACATGGACCAGCATGTAGACGCCATCCGGGAATTCGACAAGGCAATTCGGCTGGAGCCGACGCTCGTAGAGGCCTACATAAACCGCGGCAACTCTTTCATCGTGCTTGAGGGCTTCGCAGAGGCCCTGTCAGACTACAACAAGGCGATCGAGGTGAATCCGGAGTCGCCCGTGGCCTATAACTACCGCGGGATGCTGTTCGCTGACGGCGCGGATGACCAGGCCGCCGCGCGCGACTTCGACGAAGCCATACGCCTGGACGACACTTACGCTGAGGCCTACAAGAACCGCGCAGTTGCCCTCATGAACCTGGACCTGGTTGACCGCGCTCTTGGAGACCTGGACGACGCCATCAAGCTTGAGCCTAACTACGTGGACGCGTACGCCTACCGCGCGGTGGCGTACACCATGCTCTCCAAGGACGCGGAGGCCAAGGCGGACCTGGACAAGGCCGTCGAGCTGGGGGCGGACCGCGCCGTCATGGAGCAGTACCTCGCCGGCATCCGCGACCGCCGCGTCACGGACATCCCCGTGCCATAG
- the tsaE gene encoding tRNA (adenosine(37)-N6)-threonylcarbamoyltransferase complex ATPase subunit type 1 TsaE, whose translation MRLDVDAFTYPLQGDLRPFRAKVRIETISNSPEETQRLGEILGAGARPGDIFLLTGRLGAGKTALTQGIVRGTGSPDIARSPTFVLVTEYAGRLPVYHMDLYRLGSAMDVLDIGVEEYLNGDGLCVIEWADKAKNVFPQEHLSIAIDYISDTVRRVVLSSESESYSQLLNTVQAQLERSRANGA comes from the coding sequence ATGCGCCTCGATGTCGATGCCTTTACATATCCCCTGCAGGGCGATTTGCGCCCGTTCCGAGCCAAAGTGCGAATAGAGACTATCAGCAACAGCCCCGAGGAGACGCAGCGGCTTGGAGAAATCCTCGGCGCAGGCGCGCGCCCCGGCGACATTTTCCTACTCACCGGAAGGCTTGGCGCCGGCAAGACAGCGTTAACCCAGGGCATCGTCAGGGGGACAGGCTCTCCAGATATCGCCAGGAGCCCCACCTTCGTCCTGGTCACCGAGTACGCAGGCAGGCTCCCGGTCTATCACATGGACCTTTATCGCCTGGGCTCCGCTATGGACGTGCTGGACATCGGCGTTGAGGAGTACCTGAACGGCGACGGCTTATGCGTAATCGAATGGGCGGACAAAGCTAAGAATGTCTTTCCCCAGGAGCACCTTTCCATAGCGATCGACTACATTTCGGACACCGTCCGGAGGGTAGTTCTTTCCTCCGAAAGCGAGTCTTACTCGCAGCTATTAAACACGGTGCAGGCCCAACTGGAAAGGAGCCGGGCCAATGGAGCTTAG
- a CDS encoding formate dehydrogenase subunit alpha, which yields MTITLTINGSTVQVNPGASVLDAVNASGTYISQLCKDPDIKPIGACRTCLVQIEGQRGFPASCSVPAADGMKVVTDSPQLRAIRRGVVELTLAMVGGPSSKPSTQSPAPRTLPKDYRELTIAARWHEIDAPRWASRRREAVDASNPVFNIAMDACILCGRCAQACQDGHQFIGAIDFLGAGRKSRIGTFMDKPLLESICTTCGQCLSVCPTGAIEVKAPVKSVAKTVNTTCPYCGVGCGVKAQVDERDRIVAMLDDPANQSSVGMLCVKGRFGYTFVHHNDRLTTPLIRREGQLVEATWNEALDLISEKLAQYRGDEFATLCSAKATNEDGYVQQKFSRLVMQSNHIDHCTRLCHSPSVEAMLVALGSGATSNSYIDYEEAGCLVIIGSDANSNHPVAASRMRRAVIERGAKLIVINPRRIEMCDYAELWLRPRPGTDVALLNAMAKVILDEGLADMEFIEHRTENFEAWRDVVAKYDLQQAEELTGVPAKDIAKAARIYARPPFSGSCLIWGMGITQHTNGTANAHGLLNLAFVAGQLGKPGGGISPLRGQNNVQGCGDAGCLPTAFPGYQTINPSNVAKFTQAWGNHPIPPQMGMVVTDMVQAAMDGKLKAMYVTGENPLLSEPDLHHAEKAFKKLEFLVVQDIFLHETSQIAHVVLPAASFAEKDGTFTNSERRVQRVRKAVEPIGNSRPDWEILCDLATRMSRRLGLGLEKEFAFMHPAQIWDEMARLTPIVAGISYERLDKEGGIQWPCPTPDHPGTRYLYATDFPRGPRAKFVPFEQGAPAEELPTKRFPLILNTGRILYHWHGGTITCRADGLLARAPELQVSMSAEDGAKYGVADGEWIRVLSRRGELEGRATFTDKMRAGEVFVPFVKLRDHAANFLTNAAFDPNSKIPEYKVCAVRIEKIGAEGERKGEGRKKRAVV from the coding sequence ATGACCATTACCCTCACAATCAACGGCTCCACGGTCCAGGTAAACCCCGGCGCGTCTGTGCTGGATGCGGTGAACGCGTCCGGCACGTACATATCACAGCTGTGCAAGGACCCGGACATTAAGCCCATCGGGGCGTGCCGGACGTGCCTGGTGCAGATTGAGGGGCAGCGCGGCTTCCCGGCCTCGTGCTCTGTTCCGGCGGCAGACGGGATGAAGGTGGTCACGGACTCGCCGCAACTACGCGCGATCCGGCGCGGCGTTGTGGAGCTGACGCTCGCGATGGTGGGCGGCCCTTCTTCCAAACCCAGCACCCAGTCCCCAGCACCCAGAACCCTCCCGAAGGACTACCGGGAGCTTACCATCGCCGCGCGGTGGCACGAGATCGACGCGCCGCGCTGGGCGAGCAGGCGCCGCGAGGCGGTGGATGCGAGCAACCCCGTGTTCAACATCGCGATGGACGCCTGCATCCTCTGCGGGCGGTGCGCTCAGGCGTGCCAGGACGGCCACCAGTTCATCGGCGCTATCGACTTCCTCGGCGCGGGCCGCAAGAGCCGCATCGGGACGTTCATGGACAAGCCGCTGCTGGAGTCCATCTGCACCACCTGCGGCCAGTGCCTCTCGGTCTGCCCCACGGGCGCGATCGAGGTCAAGGCGCCGGTGAAGAGCGTCGCGAAGACGGTGAACACCACCTGCCCTTACTGCGGCGTCGGGTGCGGCGTGAAGGCGCAGGTGGACGAGCGCGACCGCATCGTAGCGATGCTGGACGATCCGGCCAACCAGTCGAGCGTGGGGATGCTGTGTGTGAAGGGCCGTTTCGGCTACACCTTTGTGCACCACAACGACCGCCTCACAACGCCGCTGATCCGCCGCGAGGGGCAGCTGGTTGAGGCGACGTGGAACGAGGCGCTCGACCTGATCTCCGAGAAGCTGGCCCAGTACCGCGGCGACGAGTTCGCGACGCTGTGCTCCGCCAAGGCGACTAACGAGGACGGGTACGTCCAGCAGAAGTTTTCGCGCCTGGTGATGCAGTCCAACCACATCGACCACTGCACGCGGCTTTGCCACTCGCCGTCAGTGGAGGCGATGCTGGTGGCGCTCGGCAGCGGCGCGACGAGCAACTCGTACATCGATTACGAGGAGGCGGGCTGCCTGGTGATCATCGGCTCGGACGCCAACTCGAACCACCCCGTCGCGGCCTCCCGCATGCGGCGGGCGGTCATTGAGCGCGGGGCGAAGCTGATCGTAATCAACCCGCGCCGCATCGAGATGTGCGACTATGCGGAGCTCTGGCTGCGGCCGCGCCCCGGGACGGACGTCGCCCTCCTGAATGCGATGGCGAAGGTGATCCTGGACGAGGGCCTCGCGGACATGGAGTTCATCGAGCACCGCACCGAGAACTTCGAGGCGTGGCGCGATGTGGTCGCGAAGTACGACCTCCAGCAGGCCGAGGAGCTCACCGGCGTCCCCGCCAAGGACATCGCGAAGGCCGCGCGCATCTACGCCAGGCCGCCCTTCAGTGGCTCATGCCTGATCTGGGGCATGGGCATCACCCAGCACACCAATGGCACCGCGAACGCCCACGGCCTGCTCAACCTGGCGTTCGTCGCCGGGCAGCTGGGCAAGCCGGGCGGAGGCATATCGCCCCTGCGCGGGCAGAACAACGTGCAGGGCTGCGGCGACGCCGGGTGCCTGCCCACCGCCTTCCCGGGCTACCAAACGATCAACCCGTCGAACGTCGCCAAGTTCACCCAGGCGTGGGGCAACCACCCGATACCGCCGCAGATGGGCATGGTCGTCACGGACATGGTCCAGGCGGCGATGGACGGCAAGCTCAAGGCGATGTATGTCACAGGGGAGAATCCTCTGCTCAGCGAGCCGGACCTCCACCACGCCGAGAAGGCGTTCAAGAAGCTGGAGTTCCTCGTCGTCCAGGACATCTTCCTCCACGAGACGTCGCAGATAGCGCACGTCGTCCTGCCTGCTGCCTCGTTCGCGGAAAAAGACGGCACGTTCACGAACAGCGAGCGCCGCGTCCAGCGCGTCCGCAAGGCCGTGGAGCCCATTGGCAATAGCCGGCCGGACTGGGAGATACTGTGCGACCTGGCGACGCGGATGAGCAGGCGGCTGGGTCTGGGGCTGGAGAAGGAGTTCGCGTTCATGCACCCGGCCCAGATATGGGATGAGATGGCGCGCCTGACGCCTATCGTCGCGGGCATCTCCTACGAGCGGCTGGACAAAGAGGGCGGCATCCAGTGGCCCTGCCCGACTCCCGATCACCCCGGCACGCGCTACCTGTACGCCACGGACTTCCCGAGGGGGCCGCGCGCGAAGTTCGTCCCGTTCGAGCAGGGCGCTCCGGCCGAGGAGCTGCCGACGAAGCGGTTCCCGCTCATCCTGAACACCGGCCGCATCCTGTACCATTGGCACGGCGGCACGATCACCTGCCGGGCGGACGGCCTGCTGGCGCGCGCGCCGGAGCTCCAGGTATCGATGAGCGCGGAGGACGGCGCGAAGTACGGCGTCGCGGACGGCGAGTGGATTCGCGTGCTGTCCCGCCGCGGCGAGCTTGAGGGCCGCGCGACCTTCACGGACAAGATGCGGGCGGGCGAGGTCTTCGTCCCGTTCGTGAAGCTGCGCGACCACGCCGCGAACTTCCTCACCAACGCCGCCTTCGACCCTAACTCGAAGATCCCGGAGTACAAGGTCTGCGCCGTACGCATCGAGAAGATCGGCGCGGAGGGCGAGCGGAAGGGCGAGGGCCGCAAGAAGCGGGCGGTGGTGTAG
- the tsaB gene encoding tRNA (adenosine(37)-N6)-threonylcarbamoyltransferase complex dimerization subunit type 1 TsaB, whose protein sequence is MELSIDTSTGFATVAVSDGGRIVSETTWRAGRNHSVDLAPTLLRTLSHAGVAISDIAAIFVAMGPGGFSALRVGMSLAKSLAMARSIPLLGISTLEVEAAPYLGLGSPVCAILDAGRGLFYVARYNAAGNSDGEYAVQTLEDLSATVVVPTVICGEDAAANSAEIRRRLGGRAIVSAVPPPTRRAAVLAMLGHRSLAAGRADDPAALQPIYMRGSQFEAAQKILGR, encoded by the coding sequence ATGGAGCTTAGCATAGATACCTCCACCGGCTTCGCGACCGTCGCAGTCTCCGATGGAGGGCGAATCGTCTCGGAGACGACCTGGCGGGCCGGGCGTAACCACTCCGTGGATCTCGCCCCTACCCTGCTCCGCACGCTGTCACACGCCGGCGTCGCCATAAGTGACATCGCCGCCATTTTCGTCGCGATGGGCCCGGGCGGATTCAGCGCCCTCCGCGTGGGTATGAGCCTGGCCAAATCGCTCGCGATGGCCCGTTCCATACCACTGTTGGGGATTTCGACGCTCGAAGTTGAGGCGGCTCCGTACCTCGGACTCGGGAGTCCGGTCTGCGCAATTCTGGACGCCGGCCGCGGGCTTTTCTACGTTGCCAGGTACAACGCAGCCGGGAACTCGGATGGCGAGTACGCCGTCCAGACGCTCGAAGATCTGTCAGCGACGGTCGTCGTGCCGACGGTAATCTGCGGCGAGGACGCGGCTGCGAACTCCGCCGAGATCAGGCGGCGGCTGGGCGGAAGGGCAATCGTGTCAGCCGTTCCGCCGCCGACCCGCCGGGCGGCCGTGCTGGCCATGCTGGGCCACAGGTCGCTCGCTGCCGGCAGGGCGGATGACCCGGCCGCGCTGCAGCCGATCTACATGCGAGGCTCACAATTTGAGGCCGCCCAGAAGATCCTGGGCAGGTAG